A stretch of the Polaribacter pacificus genome encodes the following:
- a CDS encoding NAD(P)/FAD-dependent oxidoreductase, translating to MKKTVSIIGGGPSGLLLAAFLDSEKFNITVYEKNKTAGRKFLVAGKGGFNLTHSEPISQMINRYTPSKFLEASLKGFTNTDFRNWLNTIGIPTYIGSSKRVYPVEGIKPIEVLNAILKQLKKNAVTIKYEQVFSGWDVYMQPIINNKSNQADYTIFSLGGGSWKITGSDGNWLNVFTKKGIISSPFKASNCAFQIPWTDQFIKENEGKPLKNIAISCQKATQKGEAVITKFGLEGNAIYALSPQIREQLKDHATAKIFLDFKPTLSKEQLLTKIKSSTQKNTTATLKKELKLSSPQINLLKTQLSKDDYLNLDTLAKAIKNLPLQITNTAAIDEAISTVGGVKLAEITSNFEIKQLPNQYCIGEMVDWDAPTGGYLLQACASMGVSVAKHLNSSF from the coding sequence ATGAAAAAAACAGTTTCTATTATTGGAGGAGGACCTTCAGGACTTTTATTGGCCGCTTTTTTAGATTCTGAAAAATTTAACATTACTGTTTACGAAAAAAATAAAACTGCTGGCAGAAAATTTCTTGTTGCTGGAAAAGGTGGTTTTAACCTAACACACTCAGAGCCGATCTCACAAATGATCAATCGGTATACACCTTCTAAATTTTTAGAAGCTTCGTTAAAGGGTTTTACCAATACTGATTTTAGAAACTGGCTAAACACAATTGGTATCCCCACGTATATTGGCAGCAGCAAACGAGTTTACCCAGTAGAGGGGATCAAACCCATTGAGGTGTTGAACGCCATCTTAAAACAACTCAAAAAAAACGCTGTCACTATTAAATACGAGCAGGTATTTTCTGGTTGGGATGTCTATATGCAACCAATAATCAACAACAAAAGTAACCAGGCAGATTATACTATTTTTTCTTTGGGAGGTGGTAGCTGGAAGATCACTGGCTCTGATGGAAACTGGCTAAACGTCTTCACTAAAAAAGGGATTATAAGCAGTCCTTTCAAGGCTTCTAACTGTGCCTTTCAAATACCATGGACAGATCAATTTATTAAAGAGAACGAAGGGAAGCCCTTAAAAAACATCGCAATCTCTTGTCAAAAAGCAACCCAAAAAGGGGAAGCTGTCATTACCAAATTTGGCTTAGAAGGAAATGCAATCTACGCTTTGAGTCCTCAAATTAGAGAACAATTAAAAGACCATGCAACAGCTAAAATTTTTCTCGATTTTAAACCGACGCTATCTAAAGAACAGCTACTCACCAAAATTAAATCATCCACTCAAAAAAATACCACAGCTACTTTAAAAAAGGAGCTTAAGCTAAGCAGCCCGCAGATTAATCTTCTTAAAACTCAATTATCAAAAGACGATTATTTAAACTTGGACACTCTGGCAAAAGCCATAAAAAACCTTCCTTTGCAAATAACCAACACAGCTGCTATCGACGAAGCCATTTCTACCGTTGGTGGAGTCAAGCTAGCTGAAATCACCTCTAACTTTGAAATAAAACAACTGCCCAATCAGTATTGTATTGGCGAGATGGTAGATTGGGATGCGCCAACAGGCGGCTATCTATTACAAGCCTGCGCAAGCATGGGCGTATCTGTGGCTAAGCATTTAAACAGCAGTTTTTAA
- a CDS encoding Ppx/GppA phosphatase family protein, whose protein sequence is MLEIKKYAAIDIGSNAIRLLIANVIEETGKETQFRKSSLVRVPIRLGADAFVSGVISEENTQRMINAMEAFKLLMDINNVEKYKACATSAMREATNGKEIAEKILEQTGVKIDIIGGKKEAAIISSTDLSQLIEGDASYLYVDVGGGSTEFTIFSKGRIINSKSFKMGTVRLINNSKAENKIIFKEVQKWIEDNTKHLKKLALIGSGGNINKLFKMSGRTLGKPISYIYLNAQYQFLKNMSYADRISELSLNPDRADVIIPATKIYLSAMKWSGARKIFVPKIGLADGIIKSLYFKKL, encoded by the coding sequence TTGTTAGAAATAAAAAAATATGCTGCTATTGATATTGGATCAAACGCAATACGTTTGTTAATAGCCAATGTGATAGAGGAAACCGGAAAAGAAACACAATTTAGAAAATCATCTTTGGTTAGAGTTCCTATTCGTTTGGGGGCAGATGCATTTGTTTCTGGGGTTATTTCTGAAGAGAATACTCAACGAATGATCAATGCCATGGAGGCCTTTAAATTGTTGATGGATATTAACAATGTAGAGAAGTACAAAGCCTGTGCTACATCAGCCATGCGTGAAGCAACAAACGGAAAAGAAATAGCAGAAAAAATTTTAGAACAAACAGGTGTAAAAATTGATATCATCGGTGGTAAAAAAGAAGCCGCCATTATATCTTCTACTGATTTAAGTCAATTGATAGAAGGAGATGCCTCATATTTATATGTTGATGTTGGTGGAGGTAGTACAGAATTCACCATCTTCTCTAAAGGAAGAATCATCAATTCTAAGTCTTTTAAAATGGGGACTGTACGTCTTATTAACAATTCCAAAGCTGAGAATAAAATAATCTTCAAAGAGGTTCAGAAATGGATTGAAGACAACACAAAGCACCTAAAAAAATTAGCACTAATTGGCTCTGGAGGAAACATTAATAAGCTGTTTAAAATGTCTGGACGCACACTTGGTAAACCCATTTCTTATATTTACTTAAACGCTCAATACCAGTTCTTAAAGAACATGAGTTACGCTGACAGAATTTCTGAATTGAGTTTAAACCCAGACCGAGCCGATGTAATTATTCCGGCTACAAAAATTTACCTATCTGCAATGAAATGGAGTGGAGCTAGAAAAATATTTGTTCCAAAAATCGGACTTGCCGATGGAATCATCAAAAGCTTGTATTTTAAAAAACTATAA
- a CDS encoding sodium:solute symporter, translating into MQPIHIFLLILAYFSVLIFISYRTGKLATNQTFFKANNSSPWYLVAFGMIGASLSGVTFISVPGWIEDQNMSYMQMVLGYVVGYAVIGLVLLPLYYRLNLTSIYSYLEDRFGYYSYKTGASFFLLSRTVGAAFRLFLVANVLQLILFDAYGVPFWVTVSITILLIWLYTFKGGIKTIVWTDTLQTLFMLIAVGVCIYTISDSMQIDNVFNYVAESDLSKTFFFDDPKAGNYFWKQFLSGAFIAVVMTGLDQDMMQKNLTCRNLKDAQKNIFWFTIVLVIVNLFFLALGVLLTDFAQQNGIDAHKDELFPIIATQGSLGTATALFFILGLIAAAYSSADSALTSLTTSFSIDILEIDKKKSVADQEKTRKKIHILFSFILIATILIFKYFIADASVIAKIFTFAGYTYGPLLGLYAFGLFTKLNVKDKAVPFICLIAPIFTYLISFYSVEKLGFDFGFFVLVLNGALTFLGLYLFKKQ; encoded by the coding sequence ATGCAACCAATACATATATTCCTTTTAATACTGGCTTATTTTAGCGTTTTGATTTTTATTTCATACAGAACTGGTAAACTAGCCACCAACCAAACATTTTTTAAAGCCAACAACTCATCTCCTTGGTATTTGGTAGCCTTTGGAATGATCGGAGCATCGCTTTCTGGAGTTACCTTTATCTCGGTCCCTGGCTGGATAGAAGATCAAAACATGAGCTATATGCAAATGGTGCTTGGCTATGTAGTAGGATACGCAGTTATTGGTTTGGTTTTATTACCCTTGTATTACCGACTAAACCTTACTTCTATCTACAGCTATTTAGAAGATCGATTTGGATACTATTCTTATAAAACTGGAGCTAGTTTCTTTTTACTATCAAGAACTGTTGGCGCTGCCTTTCGTTTGTTTTTAGTGGCCAATGTATTACAACTAATTTTATTTGATGCCTATGGTGTACCGTTTTGGGTAACCGTTTCTATTACTATTTTACTTATTTGGCTGTACACTTTTAAAGGCGGAATAAAAACCATTGTTTGGACGGACACCCTGCAAACCTTGTTTATGCTTATTGCTGTTGGTGTGTGTATTTATACCATATCTGACTCCATGCAAATAGACAATGTTTTTAATTATGTAGCCGAGAGCGACCTCTCTAAAACCTTCTTTTTTGATGATCCTAAAGCCGGAAACTACTTTTGGAAACAGTTTTTATCAGGCGCTTTTATCGCTGTAGTAATGACGGGTCTTGATCAAGATATGATGCAAAAGAACCTTACCTGTCGCAATTTAAAAGATGCGCAAAAAAACATATTTTGGTTTACCATCGTCTTGGTGATTGTAAATTTATTTTTCTTGGCCTTAGGAGTTTTACTTACTGATTTTGCACAACAAAACGGCATAGATGCACATAAGGATGAGTTGTTCCCTATAATTGCAACTCAAGGAAGTTTAGGCACGGCCACTGCCCTATTTTTTATTTTGGGATTAATTGCTGCCGCATACTCTAGTGCAGACTCAGCACTTACTTCATTAACCACTTCTTTTAGTATAGACATTTTAGAAATCGACAAAAAGAAATCTGTAGCAGATCAAGAAAAAACAAGAAAAAAGATTCATATTTTATTTTCGTTTATTTTAATTGCAACCATTTTAATTTTCAAATATTTTATCGCTGATGCCAGCGTCATTGCAAAGATTTTTACCTTTGCGGGCTACACCTACGGCCCTTTATTGGGCTTATATGCTTTTGGTTTGTTTACCAAGCTAAATGTAAAAGACAAAGCAGTGCCCTTTATTTGCTTAATTGCCCCTATCTTTACCTACCTAATTAGTTTTTACAGCGTAGAAAAACTTGGTTTCGATTTTGGGTTCTTTGTATTGGTGCTAAATGGTGCATTGACCTTTTTAGGATTGTATTTATTCAAAAAACAATAA
- the hemH gene encoding ferrochelatase, whose translation MKGVLLINLGSPDSTKVSDVRTYLDEFLMDERVIDIPYWKRWLLIKGIILNVRPKKSAAAYAKIWWKEGSPLVVISERFAKKVAANTKMPIALGMRYGSMSIEKGFKELADQGVDDVFIVPLYPHFAMSSTETVLVKAEEVRKKLYPNMKTSAIDSFYNDPLYIKAMSANIKKHLAGFEHDHILFSYHGIPERHILKSDTTKSHCKIDGSCCETASIAHKTCYRHQCFETTKAIVKELGLKEGMYSNSFQSRLLKDPWLKPYTDFEFDRLPKEEGKKKLAVITPAFVSDCLETLEEIAMEGKEQFLEGGGTDYKHIPCMNDNDDWVEVMNTWIDAWAKQ comes from the coding sequence ATGAAAGGAGTTTTACTCATCAACTTAGGATCACCAGACAGTACAAAGGTTTCTGATGTACGCACCTATTTAGACGAATTTTTAATGGACGAGCGTGTTATTGACATCCCGTACTGGAAACGTTGGTTATTAATTAAGGGGATTATTTTAAATGTAAGACCAAAAAAATCAGCAGCGGCCTATGCTAAAATTTGGTGGAAAGAAGGCTCTCCATTAGTGGTGATTTCTGAGCGATTTGCAAAAAAAGTAGCAGCCAATACAAAAATGCCCATCGCTCTAGGTATGCGTTATGGGTCTATGAGTATAGAAAAAGGTTTTAAAGAATTAGCCGATCAAGGAGTTGATGATGTGTTTATTGTGCCTTTATATCCACATTTCGCCATGTCCTCTACAGAAACTGTTTTGGTTAAAGCAGAAGAAGTGAGAAAAAAGCTGTATCCAAATATGAAGACAAGCGCTATTGACTCTTTTTACAATGATCCTTTGTATATCAAAGCCATGAGTGCTAATATTAAAAAGCATTTGGCAGGTTTTGAACACGATCATATACTCTTTTCATACCACGGAATCCCAGAAAGGCATATTTTAAAATCAGATACAACAAAGAGTCATTGTAAAATTGACGGAAGCTGTTGTGAAACTGCTTCGATTGCACATAAAACTTGCTATCGTCATCAATGTTTTGAAACAACCAAAGCCATCGTAAAAGAACTTGGGTTAAAAGAAGGAATGTATAGCAACTCTTTCCAATCTCGTTTACTTAAAGATCCTTGGTTAAAACCCTACACCGACTTTGAATTTGACAGACTCCCAAAAGAAGAAGGTAAAAAGAAATTAGCCGTAATTACTCCTGCCTTTGTTTCTGATTGTTTAGAAACACTCGAAGAAATTGCCATGGAAGGAAAAGAACAGTTTTTAGAAGGTGGTGGAACCGATTATAAGCACATCCCTTGCATGAATGACAATGATGACTGGGTAGAAGTGATGAATACTTGGATTGACGCTTGGGCAAAACAATAA
- a CDS encoding SixA phosphatase family protein produces MKTLYIVRHAKSSWEYKSVEDIDRPLKERGINDAHLMSNYLSETIKKPDVFVSSSANRALHTAIIFCHNFGYPLSNLYIKKQLYNFSDGYLVKTIKALDDNFDSAIIFSHDHGINTFVNKFGDKPIAHVPTCGIIGIQFENKHWKSIKKGKTVLIEFPKNHK; encoded by the coding sequence ATGAAGACACTTTATATCGTTAGACACGCAAAATCATCTTGGGAGTACAAAAGCGTAGAAGATATTGATAGACCTCTTAAAGAAAGAGGAATCAATGATGCCCACTTGATGTCTAATTACTTATCTGAGACCATTAAAAAACCTGACGTTTTTGTGTCTAGCAGCGCTAATAGAGCCTTGCATACTGCCATAATTTTTTGCCATAATTTTGGATATCCTTTATCTAATTTATACATTAAAAAACAATTGTATAACTTTAGTGATGGCTATTTGGTAAAAACTATTAAAGCGCTGGATGACAATTTTGATTCAGCTATTATATTTAGCCATGATCATGGTATTAACACCTTTGTAAACAAGTTTGGAGACAAACCTATAGCACATGTTCCTACTTGTGGAATCATCGGAATACAGTTTGAAAATAAACATTGGAAAAGCATCAAAAAAGGAAAAACTGTTTTGATTGAATTCCCAAAAAATCACAAATAA
- a CDS encoding response regulator has protein sequence MRILYLDDDAISRLTVSKIVDGKYEIDAVETTTEFFSLLDKNSYDIFLIDINLNDSDIDGFGVLKKIKEKNLPEETIYIAHTNYFGQDWENKCLANGFSSYLAKPFIMPIFEKIIKK, from the coding sequence ATGAGAATACTATATCTTGATGATGATGCGATTAGCAGACTAACTGTTAGCAAAATAGTTGATGGCAAATACGAAATCGACGCTGTAGAAACTACAACAGAATTTTTCAGTTTATTAGACAAAAACAGCTACGATATATTTTTAATAGACATAAACCTAAATGATTCTGACATAGATGGTTTTGGTGTTTTAAAAAAAATAAAAGAAAAAAATTTACCAGAGGAAACAATCTACATTGCACACACAAACTATTTTGGACAAGATTGGGAAAATAAATGCTTAGCCAATGGATTTAGTTCTTACTTAGCAAAGCCTTTTATCATGCCTATCTTTGAAAAAATTATCAAAAAATAG
- a CDS encoding CopD family protein encodes MDFLYVKALHIIFVVTWFAGLFYIIRLFIYHVEAEDKEEPAKEILQTQYKLMAKRLWYIITWPSAVLASIFAFWMLYKNPAYLSMPWMHIKLTFVAVLYIYHASCQKIYSQLQKDIIKYSSFKLRVWNEVATILLFAIVFLVTLKSAINWIWGLVGIILFGVLLMLAIRLYKRIRAHKNWDKEKKI; translated from the coding sequence ATGGATTTTTTATACGTAAAAGCACTGCATATTATTTTTGTAGTTACCTGGTTTGCAGGTTTGTTTTACATCATTCGATTGTTTATTTACCATGTAGAGGCCGAAGACAAAGAAGAACCAGCAAAAGAAATACTGCAAACTCAATACAAATTAATGGCCAAACGCCTTTGGTATATTATTACCTGGCCTTCTGCGGTACTTGCTAGTATCTTTGCTTTTTGGATGTTGTATAAAAACCCAGCATATTTAAGCATGCCTTGGATGCATATTAAATTAACCTTTGTTGCTGTTTTATATATATATCATGCCAGCTGTCAAAAGATTTACAGTCAATTGCAAAAGGACATCATAAAATATTCTTCTTTTAAATTGCGCGTCTGGAATGAGGTTGCCACAATTTTACTCTTTGCCATCGTATTTTTAGTGACCCTAAAAAGTGCCATTAATTGGATCTGGGGCTTGGTCGGAATTATTTTGTTTGGAGTACTCTTAATGCTAGCCATTAGACTCTACAAAAGAATTAGAGCTCATAAAAATTGGGATAAGGAAAAGAAAATCTAA
- a CDS encoding RNA polymerase sigma factor, giving the protein MASETENEKQLKAFFTSEYHNLKAYVHSKIENDADRDAEDIIQDVALKIFSRKNVLPINNVAGFVYYSIKNKIIDSLRKDRKTKNMDEAFEEQLADFAENFYDNTEQDSSDKLVTELKKAIFKLKPQYREIILAIDVEGYSYAEISQETGIPIGTLLSRRHRAISLLYQQLKNKK; this is encoded by the coding sequence ATGGCATCAGAAACAGAAAACGAAAAACAACTAAAAGCATTCTTTACCTCAGAGTACCATAACCTTAAAGCTTATGTTCACTCTAAGATTGAAAACGATGCTGATAGAGATGCAGAAGATATCATTCAAGATGTCGCCTTAAAAATATTTTCACGGAAAAATGTTTTACCCATAAATAATGTAGCTGGCTTTGTCTATTACTCGATAAAAAATAAAATTATCGATAGCTTAAGAAAAGACAGAAAAACAAAAAATATGGATGAGGCTTTTGAAGAGCAATTAGCTGATTTTGCAGAAAATTTTTATGATAATACAGAGCAGGATTCCTCTGACAAACTGGTAACAGAATTAAAAAAAGCAATTTTTAAGTTAAAACCACAATACCGTGAAATTATTTTAGCAATAGACGTAGAAGGGTATAGCTATGCCGAAATCTCTCAAGAAACAGGAATTCCGATAGGTACGTTGCTCTCTAGAAGACACAGAGCAATTTCATTACTATATCAACAATTAAAGAATAAAAAATAA
- the pdxH gene encoding pyridoxamine 5'-phosphate oxidase codes for MAHDLSNHRKSYEKQELLESNCPENPMELFQRWFLTADEDERVDESNAMTVSAIGLDGYPKSRVVLLKKYTWEGFIFYTNYKSEKGKAILANSHICLSFFWPGLEQQIIIKGNAEKLAENLSDGYFESRPDGSKLGAWASKQSQVVDSREALDNELASYQKKYNQKEIPRPPHWGGFLVKPVSIEFWQGRPNRMHDRIRYTLQKDFSWKIERLAP; via the coding sequence ATGGCACATGATTTAAGTAATCATCGTAAATCTTACGAAAAGCAAGAACTGCTAGAAAGCAACTGTCCGGAAAACCCTATGGAACTTTTCCAACGTTGGTTTCTAACAGCTGATGAAGATGAGCGTGTTGATGAGTCTAATGCAATGACTGTAAGCGCTATTGGACTTGATGGTTACCCTAAAAGCAGGGTTGTTTTGTTAAAAAAATACACCTGGGAAGGCTTTATTTTTTACACCAATTACAAGTCAGAGAAAGGAAAAGCAATTCTTGCCAATAGTCATATTTGTCTTTCATTTTTTTGGCCGGGCTTAGAACAGCAAATTATCATCAAAGGAAATGCAGAAAAATTAGCAGAAAATTTATCTGACGGCTATTTTGAAAGCAGACCTGACGGTAGTAAATTAGGAGCCTGGGCTTCAAAACAAAGCCAAGTAGTTGACTCAAGAGAAGCTTTGGACAATGAATTGGCTTCTTACCAAAAAAAATACAATCAAAAAGAAATTCCTAGACCTCCACATTGGGGTGGTTTTTTAGTGAAACCTGTTTCTATTGAATTTTGGCAAGGAAGACCCAACCGAATGCACGATAGAATTAGATATACACTCCAAAAAGATTTTTCTTGGAAAATAGAAAGATTAGCTCCTTAA
- the recR gene encoding recombination mediator RecR, whose amino-acid sequence MDFSSKLLENAVNEVSRLPGIGKRTALRLVLYLLRQPAEHTQYLSEALLHFRNDVKTCENCHNISDTTLCEICNNSKRNPEIVCVVEDIRDVMAIESTAQFNGVYHVLGGKISPIEGIGPQKLQIDSLVEKVEKGVVKEIIFALSSTMEGDTTNFYIFKQIEKYKLITSTIARGISVGDELEYADEVTLGRSIVNRIPFEQSIKS is encoded by the coding sequence ATGGATTTTTCTTCAAAATTATTAGAGAATGCTGTAAACGAAGTGTCTCGACTGCCTGGAATAGGTAAGCGTACAGCTCTGCGTTTGGTGCTGTATTTATTAAGACAGCCCGCTGAGCATACACAGTATTTATCTGAAGCCCTGTTGCATTTTAGAAATGATGTTAAGACCTGTGAAAACTGTCATAATATTTCTGATACTACCTTGTGTGAAATTTGCAACAACTCAAAAAGAAATCCAGAAATTGTTTGTGTGGTAGAAGATATTCGCGATGTGATGGCCATAGAAAGTACAGCACAGTTTAATGGGGTGTACCATGTTTTAGGAGGGAAGATTTCTCCGATAGAAGGAATAGGTCCTCAAAAATTACAGATAGATTCATTGGTAGAGAAAGTAGAAAAAGGCGTGGTAAAAGAAATCATTTTTGCCCTGAGTTCTACCATGGAAGGTGATACCACTAATTTTTACATTTTTAAGCAAATAGAGAAGTACAAGTTAATTACATCGACCATTGCTCGCGGTATTTCTGTAGGTGATGAACTTGAGTACGCAGATGAGGTAACGCTTGGAAGATCTATCGTAAATAGGATTCCGTTTGAACAGTCTATAAAAAGTTAG
- the lpxK gene encoding tetraacyldisaccharide 4'-kinase, whose translation MKLIRILVFPIALIYDVVTRIRNLFFDLGVFSSTSFQIPIIAVGNLSVGGTGKTPQIEYLIRLLSKKYQLAVLSRGYGRSTKGYLKINQNNTSKEVGDEPLQFYRKFKQITVAVDEQRVRGVQTLLAQENPPNLILLDDAFQHRKITAGFYLLLTKYDELFVDDFLLPTGGLRESARGAKRAHAVVVSKCPANLSKASQDQVIQKIRKYFKGPVFFSGISYAEEVQNSKQESIGIEALKDFEVILVTGIAKPAPLVQFLKEQEIRFQHLKFKDHHEFTTQDLQLIKETFLEVTSAKKIILTTEKDFVRLSDELDALYYIEITTKLIDKEQDFDKLFLSYLSKSL comes from the coding sequence ATGAAATTGATTCGAATATTAGTCTTTCCTATTGCATTGATTTACGATGTTGTTACGCGCATTCGGAATCTTTTTTTTGATCTAGGCGTGTTTTCATCCACATCGTTTCAGATACCAATTATTGCCGTTGGTAATTTAAGTGTTGGAGGTACAGGGAAAACACCACAAATAGAATATCTAATCCGTTTGTTGAGTAAAAAGTATCAGCTAGCAGTTTTAAGCAGAGGCTATGGAAGATCTACAAAAGGGTATCTAAAAATAAATCAAAACAATACTTCTAAAGAGGTAGGGGATGAGCCCCTGCAGTTTTATAGAAAGTTTAAACAGATAACTGTTGCTGTTGATGAACAACGAGTACGCGGAGTTCAAACGCTTTTAGCCCAGGAGAACCCACCAAATCTTATTTTGTTAGATGATGCATTTCAGCATCGAAAAATTACCGCGGGTTTCTATTTGTTATTGACCAAATACGATGAGCTTTTTGTGGATGATTTTTTACTGCCTACAGGAGGCTTAAGAGAAAGTGCTCGTGGAGCAAAAAGAGCCCATGCTGTGGTTGTTAGCAAATGTCCAGCAAACCTTAGTAAAGCATCACAAGATCAGGTGATTCAAAAAATCAGAAAGTATTTTAAAGGCCCCGTTTTTTTTAGTGGAATCTCGTATGCAGAAGAAGTACAAAATAGCAAGCAAGAATCTATTGGTATTGAAGCATTGAAGGATTTTGAAGTGATTTTGGTCACGGGCATTGCCAAGCCAGCTCCCTTGGTTCAGTTTTTAAAAGAACAAGAAATACGTTTTCAGCACCTAAAATTTAAAGATCATCATGAGTTTACTACTCAGGATCTACAGCTAATTAAAGAAACGTTTTTGGAGGTTACATCAGCAAAAAAAATCATCCTAACCACAGAAAAAGATTTTGTGCGCTTGTCAGATGAGTTGGATGCATTGTATTATATAGAAATCACAACAAAATTAATAGACAAAGAACAAGATTTTGACAAGCTGTTTTTATCCTATCTGTCTAAGTCTTTATAG